A portion of the Tenacibaculum todarodis genome contains these proteins:
- a CDS encoding OmpA family protein, with protein sequence MKRLKLAVIAMFALLTVSNVNAQDENNPWVVGFGINSVDIRGKRNFGDLVKDGIGTSDWNILPSISRISAEKYLEDGFTLQVAGSLNKIETYLKPDDSDFLYYAIDANVKYNVNSLVDMIFNGTSQYFDPYIYVGGGYTSIDSQGAAMLNAGAGFNVWFNDNLGLNLQSGAKHDFGDKVRGHFQHTLGLVFKFGGKDTDGDKIYDKDDACPETPGLAEFNGCPDTDGDGIKDSEDACPNVAGLASMNGCPDTDGDGIKDSADACPTVKGTKAMKGCPDADGDGVTDASDKCPKVAGPASNGGCPWADTDKDGVFDKDDKCPKVAGPASNNGCPEAKPVITEAAEAELKTFARTILFNTSRSTFKSGVTDKLDAIVKIMSDYPNASFVIEGHTDSSGAASFNQKLSNSRANAVMGYLANKGVASSRMSAVGYGEDSPIDTNATRAGKANNRRVEIRVTNK encoded by the coding sequence ATGAAACGATTAAAATTGGCTGTGATAGCTATGTTTGCTTTGCTAACAGTTAGTAATGTAAACGCACAAGATGAAAACAACCCATGGGTAGTAGGTTTCGGTATAAACTCTGTTGATATTAGAGGAAAAAGAAACTTTGGGGATTTAGTAAAAGATGGTATTGGTACATCTGATTGGAATATTCTTCCTTCAATTTCTAGAATCTCTGCTGAAAAATATTTAGAAGATGGGTTTACTTTACAAGTAGCAGGATCTTTAAATAAAATTGAGACTTACTTAAAACCAGACGATTCAGATTTTTTATATTATGCTATAGATGCAAATGTAAAATATAATGTTAACTCATTAGTCGATATGATTTTTAATGGGACTTCTCAATATTTTGATCCTTATATTTATGTTGGTGGAGGTTATACTTCTATTGACTCACAAGGAGCAGCAATGTTAAATGCAGGTGCTGGTTTTAATGTTTGGTTTAATGATAACTTAGGTTTAAACTTACAATCTGGTGCAAAACATGACTTTGGAGATAAAGTAAGAGGACACTTTCAACACACTTTAGGTTTAGTATTTAAATTTGGAGGAAAAGATACTGACGGAGATAAAATTTATGACAAAGACGATGCTTGTCCAGAAACACCTGGTTTAGCTGAGTTTAATGGTTGTCCTGATACTGACGGAGACGGAATCAAAGATTCTGAAGACGCTTGTCCTAATGTAGCTGGTTTAGCTTCAATGAATGGTTGTCCTGATACTGATGGTGATGGAATCAAAGATTCTGCTGATGCTTGTCCAACTGTAAAAGGAACTAAAGCTATGAAAGGTTGTCCTGATGCTGATGGAGACGGAGTAACTGATGCTTCTGATAAATGTCCTAAAGTAGCTGGTCCAGCTTCAAACGGTGGATGTCCTTGGGCAGATACTGATAAAGATGGAGTTTTTGATAAAGATGATAAATGTCCTAAAGTTGCAGGTCCTGCTTCTAACAATGGATGTCCTGAAGCAAAACCAGTAATTACTGAAGCTGCTGAGGCTGAATTGAAAACTTTTGCAAGAACTATTTTATTTAACACTAGTAGATCAACTTTCAAATCAGGTGTAACTGATAAATTAGATGCAATTGTAAAAATTATGTCAGATTATCCAAACGCTAGTTTTGTAATTGAAGGTCACACAGATAGTTCAGGTGCTGCAAGTTTTAATCAAAAATTATCTAACTCTAGAGCGAATGCTGTTATGGGTTATTTAGCAAACAAAGGTGTAGCTTCTTCAAGAATGTCTGCTGTTGGTTATGGAGAAGATTCTCCAATTGATACTAATGCTACTAGAGCTGGTAAAGCAAATAACCGTAGAGTTGAAATTAGAGTTACAAACAAGTAA
- the kbl gene encoding glycine C-acetyltransferase, with protein sequence MYGKIKDTLKNEIQEIKDAGLYKSERIITSSQDAVIKISTGEEVINFCANNYLGLSNNPEVIQAAKDTMDSHGFGMSSVRFICGTQDIHKKLEKTIADFYTTEDTILYAAAFDANGGVFEPLLTKEDAIISDSLNHASIIDGVRLCKAARYRYNNNDMTSLEEQLIEANKQNHRFKIIVTDGVFSMDGIVAKLDEICDLADKYDAMVMVDECHATGFIGKTGRGTVELKNVMDRVDIVTGTLGKALGGAMGGYTTGKKEIIEILRQRSRPYLFSNSLAPSLVGGALKVFDIISNDTTLRDKLEWNTNYFRTEMEKAGFDLVGADAAIVPVMLYDAKLSQEMANKLLEEGIYVIGFFFPVVPKEKARIRVQLSAAHTKEHIDKAVKAFVKVGKELNII encoded by the coding sequence ATGTACGGTAAAATTAAAGATACTTTAAAGAACGAAATCCAGGAAATTAAAGATGCTGGGTTATATAAGTCGGAGAGAATTATTACATCGTCTCAAGATGCAGTAATTAAAATTTCAACAGGAGAAGAGGTAATTAACTTTTGTGCAAACAATTATTTAGGATTGTCTAATAACCCAGAAGTTATTCAAGCCGCAAAAGACACAATGGATTCTCATGGCTTTGGAATGTCTTCTGTGCGTTTTATTTGTGGAACACAAGATATTCATAAGAAATTAGAAAAAACAATTGCAGATTTTTATACAACTGAAGACACTATATTATATGCAGCAGCTTTTGATGCAAATGGTGGTGTTTTTGAACCTTTACTTACAAAAGAAGATGCCATTATTTCTGATAGTTTAAATCATGCTTCTATTATAGACGGAGTTCGTTTGTGTAAAGCGGCGCGTTATCGTTACAATAATAATGACATGACTTCTTTGGAAGAGCAGCTAATTGAAGCGAATAAACAAAACCATAGATTTAAAATTATTGTTACTGATGGAGTTTTCTCAATGGATGGAATTGTTGCAAAGTTAGATGAGATTTGCGATTTAGCAGACAAATACGATGCAATGGTTATGGTTGATGAATGCCACGCTACAGGTTTTATTGGTAAAACAGGTCGTGGAACTGTAGAGTTAAAGAATGTAATGGACAGAGTTGATATTGTAACAGGAACTTTAGGGAAAGCTTTAGGCGGAGCAATGGGAGGTTATACAACAGGTAAAAAAGAAATAATAGAAATCTTACGTCAGCGTTCTCGTCCTTATTTATTTTCAAACTCTTTGGCACCATCTTTAGTTGGAGGTGCTTTAAAAGTTTTTGATATAATTTCTAACGATACTACTTTACGTGATAAATTAGAATGGAATACCAATTATTTCCGTACAGAAATGGAAAAAGCAGGTTTCGATTTAGTAGGAGCAGATGCTGCAATAGTACCTGTTATGTTATATGATGCCAAACTTTCGCAAGAAATGGCAAATAAATTATTAGAAGAAGGAATTTATGTTATTGGTTTTTTCTTTCCGGTTGTACCAAAAGAGAAAGCTAGAATACGTGTTCAGTTGTCAGCTGCACACACAAAAGAACATATAGATAAGGCGGTGAAGGCTTTTGTGAAGGTAGGGAAAGAGCTTAATATTATATAA